The Toxoplasma gondii ME49 chromosome XII, whole genome shotgun sequence genome includes a region encoding these proteins:
- a CDS encoding ribosomal RNA (adenine(1779)-N(6)/adenine(1780)-N(6))-dimethyltransferase, putative (encoded by transcript TGME49_248200) → MPLACLLSSLSAVPHRLIRGSQVYVQHPEVTSLGPAWPVLTGVSFRALVCPSAVFSRFLSPSLLRLSASPFSCRFSSFPCLCVSGQAPTGRLPPAVRFPPSAVCCFPGAQPHSTLSATVAMAWRNSKTGKARSGPFSRPVATVATANRQPKRAGNALSGVPLPPTMGLPLQKKFGQHLLKNQAVLDKIVQAADIRSSDTVLEIGPGTGNLTMRLLPVAREVVALDVDARMVNEVKKRAISNGFMNLAVRHGDALRSDLGVFDVCAANLPYQISSHFLLRLLAHRPPFRCAVLMFQKEFGERLMAQPGDKNYCRLAANVSLFCTVQRVCKVDAKHFTPPPKVDSVVVKVVPRPNLIDVDFKEWDGLMRICFGRKNRTLHALFRRASILSMLEANYKTWCTLNKCAPTSQPFREFCLGVLSATGLGDRRSVTIDIDTYFSLLLAFNKKGIHFVNVANLPAGEKPGSGAPGNSMAGTDENFFYDDDEKDKGDDDEDM, encoded by the exons ATGCCCCTGGcgtgtcttctttcgtcgctctccgccGTGCCACACCGCTTGATCCGAGGTtctcaggtgtacgtacaacACCCGGAAGTTACTTCCCTCGGACCGGCGTGGCCGGTTCTGACCGGAGTCTCTTTTCGCGCACTTGTGTGTccttctgctgtcttctctcgcttcctctctccgtccttgCTTCgcttgtctgcgtctccgttctcgtgtcgcttttcttcttttccctgcCTCTGTGTTTCCGGGCAGGCGCCCACTGGTCGCCTTCCCCCTGCTGTGCGTTTCCCGCCCTCAGCTGTCTGCTGTTTTCCTGGCGCGCAGCCGCATTCGACGCTCTCTGCAACGGTCGCGATGGCTTGGCGCAACTCAAAAACGGGGAAGGCCCGTAGCGGTCCCTTCAGTCGACCAGTCGCCACCGTCGCGACTGCGAATCGTCAGCCGAAGCGCGCAGGAAATGCGCTGAGTGGTGTGCCCTTGCCGCCCACGATGGGCTTgcctctgcagaagaagttTGGCCAGCACTTGCTGAAAAACCAGGCAGTTCTGGATAAAATCGTGCAAGCAGCCGACATCCGCTCCTCGGACACCGTCCTCGAAATCGGACCTG gcACAGGTAACTTGACAATGCGCCTGCTGCCCGTCGCGCGCGAAGTGGTCGCTCTCGACGTCGACGCGCGTATGGTTaacgaggtgaagaagagagcaatAAGCAACGGGTTTATGAATCTGGCTGTCCGGCATGGAGACGCACTTCGCTCCGACTTGGGCGTCTTCGATGTCTGTGCCGCGAACCTTCCATACCAAATTTCATcgcactttcttcttcgtcttctcgcacACCGACCGCCTTTCAG GTGCGCCGTGCTCATGTTCCAGAAGGAGTTTGGGGAGCGACTCATGGCTCAGCCGGGAGACAAGAACTACTGTCGACTGGCGGCGAACGTCAGCCTGTTTTGTACAGTCCAGCGGGTGTGCAAAGTCGACGCCAAGCATTTCACGCCGCCTCCCAAAGTCGACTCGGTCGTGGTCAAAGTCGTTCCGCGACCCAATCTCATCGAT GTCGACTTCAAGGAGTGGGATGGACTGATGCGCATTTGTTTCGGACGCAAGAACCgaacactgcatgcgttgtttCGCCGCGCATCGATTCTGTCGATGCTCGAAGCGAACTACAAAACGTGGTGCACCCTGAACAAGTGCGCCCCCACTTCGCAGCCTTTCCGGGAGTTCTGCTTAGGCGTCCTCAGTGCGACTGGCTTGGGCGACCGGCGAAGTGTCACCATCGACATCGACACGtacttctctctccttctcgccttcaaCAAAAAGGGAATCCACTTCGTCAACGTAGCCAACTTGCCTGCAGGGGAAAAACCCGGAAGCGGGGCGCCAGGAAACTCCATGGCTG GCACTGATGAGAACTTCTTCTACGACGACGATGAGAAGGACAAGGGTGATGATGACGAAGATATGTGA
- a CDS encoding hypothetical protein (encoded by transcript TGME49_248210), with protein sequence MALFKSDDRSKVCLDDRRANQPYDGLFKGLGDRSGTVPHPHVRPNPDHNKSTVCLGGDASAERFAYVEQQRQQPPVDPSFYVEQVTTAARHVNKNKSSVQFGDDTTGLSSLHQDQVLDPRVGSPHTKQGKVVNSEHNKSTLIFGDATDQERFEFAEERRGHPVRGKQGQEQLVFAAVAEGASNRETCRSRNKRNQSTLVLGGGCVSDDAPRRSVAKEFGFMPSAPEMFDEMPRSTYVRTPGAVSEYGNFDQSE encoded by the coding sequence ATGGCACTTTTCAAATCGGACGATCGTAGCAAAGTGTGCCTCGACGACAGACGGGCGAATCAGCCCTACGATGGACTGTTCAAAGGGTTGGGCGATCGCAGCGGCACTGTCCCACATCCACATGTTCGTCCGAATCCCGACCACAACAAATCGACAGTCTGCCTTGGGGGAGATGCTTCGGCAGAACGGTTTGCGTACGTCGAacagcagcgacagcagccGCCCGTAGACCCGTCTTTCTACGTCGAACAGGTGACAACGGCTGCGAGGCATGTAAACAAAAACAAGAGTTCGGTACAGTTTGGGGATGACACCACTGGTCTTTCTAGCCTACACCAAGACCAGGTACTCGACCCACGTGTAGGCAGTCCACACACAAAACAAGGGAAAGTTGTCAACAGTGAGCACAACAAATCAACTCTCATTTtcggagacgcgacagatCAGGAGAGATTCGAGTTTGCGGAAGAGCGCAGGGGGCATCCGGTGCGGGGAAAGCAGGGCCAGGAGCAGTTGGTGTTCGCTGCAGTCGCTGAGGGAGCTAGTAATCGCGAAACGTGCAGGagcagaaacaagagaaaccAGTCCACTCTTGTACTTGGCGGGGGGTGCGTGTCAGATGATGCACCCCGACGTTCTGTAGCCAAAGAATTCGGATTCATGCCTAGCGCTCCGGAGATGTTCGACGAAATGCCCCGATCGACATACGTTAGAACCCCCGGCGCTGTGTCTGAGTATGGGAATTTCGACCAAAGCGAGTGA
- a CDS encoding hypothetical protein (encoded by transcript TGME49_248190): MDARDFDASRGMAVGGEHLGKVRRKERPRSFRDRNYPGGTHAKPHSTHAAAETPGKDSGGELGRESERKRISGMRRQQEEGRQGGNATGDRGERGKARGGDRGEGARRDRESDGRENDGDGRILSGQPSPLFEERRTAKKEGRKKASLNKDATGAGSSVSLGIYFAAAGLMTGTQNSRRDRRATHAATTSFSLSPEPPVLSSAAFPSLHVANQKTDRAKQTRPLHARLQSDATRAAGLSQAQDKEPERDARANEECENGEDGERGVRGGPAEREGGATRPRRGARGPGGRADAERAERRERRTPSGAAPSQSCSGVHSVKPKNDMPDSAGWLRGPQRRDRETLRCTYTPENRDDTLRRDLRLLRHQFHSAQREFRTASAKDDGDESSRLRETAGGEAGGEAVGEEGGERFDGDPRRSLDPRRLKYRGRRIQARGRRSDVKAKMLLERELRKEMFTGQEQLKLLEATSRGRRNEEREDDDGSKEDEETREQGRTSEELGVEDEAEDVAYNACEGRQALEAPANSESATDDIADTRREESRTPEENEAADARPKGEQPDKREAEEREKQNLRKGDRLAEEADRDEGGREEEKEARREGQEGQQGKKDEEDRLREQLRRSEDVRRYELCKHYSSLKRREKERFLASVSSPFPLSASSSSAPGGLQCLSASAEAAKDATEDAGEDEKRRDAHTSHRTVSTPQFVAHYVDMVTGEDDWESALSDFLVNLHRLQVRLLTKAPQKQATQRRFVLGLKAALVALSARKRVQREAAKSEKEETDVEKKERDSESREREEESEDEEENMEKKRTPKLIVLAANCEPTVSEGGLSDLIQRVLAAARAKGVPVVFCASRNRMKKAVGSTMRQSCVTVKNDAGVERQLKNLLLLAETKRRKWRELHAPANGEADAPSPRTEENETVKRTNKRECEVKSKSGEGGKESSPLVDAVSRRMRQTRLRAWCRKRGGHSPAVRTPQVALLRRSRVLWICVSTRQEEVSFLFEERHSIFSRMGGTLKSRIHGNAGGVYTPEPGRGRGAEGASLKRLSVLESKVKRSSILE; the protein is encoded by the exons ATGGACGCGCGAGATTTTGACGCAAGTCGCGGGATGGCGGTCGGCGGGGAACACCTGGGGAAGGTCCGACGCAAAGAAAGACCTCGAAGtttcagagacagaaactaTCCAGGAGGAACGCACGCGAAACCGCACTCGACACACgcggctgcagagacaccggggAAAGACAGTGGCGGAGAActcggcagagagagcgagaggaaaagaataTCCGGGATGCGCAGgcagcaggaagaaggaagacagggaggaaacgccacgggcgacagaggcgagcgaggaaaggcgagaggaggagacagaggagaaggagcaaggagagacagagagagcgatggAAGGGAGAACGATGGCGACGGACGCATTTTAAGTGGGCAGCCATCCCCATTGTttgaagagaggaggacagcaaagaaggaagggaggaagaaggcgagccTGAACAAGGACGCGACGGGTGCCGGCAGCAGTGTGTCACTGGGGATCTACTTTGCAGCCGCAGGCCTGATGACGGGGACGCAGaactcgaggagagacagacgggcGACTCACGCTGCCAcgacttctttttcgctctctcctgaACCGCCCGTTCTCTCGTCCGCGGCCTTTCCATCTTTGCACGTTGCGAATCAAAAGACAGATCGAGCGAAGCAAACGCGtccgttgcatgcgcggctCCAGAGCGACGCGACACGCGCGGCAGGTCTCTCGCAGGCGCAAGACAAGGAACCTGaacgagacgcgagagccAACGAAGAGTGCGAGAACGGTGAAGACGGAGAGCGAGGTGTGCGGGGAGGAccggcggagagagagggaggcgcTACGCGACCGCGCAGAGGCGCAAGAGGTCCAGGAGGGAGGGCAGACGCTGAGAGagcagaacgcagagagcgtCGAACTCCGTCGGGCGCTGCGCCTTCACAATCCTGTTCTGGAGTGCATTCGGTGAAACCGAAGAACGACATGCCCGATTCCGCCGGCTGGCTCCGGGGCCCGCAGCGGCGAGACCGCGAGACCctccggtgtacgtacaccccagaAAACCGCGACGATACGTTGCGCCGGGACCTGCGACTGCTCCGTCACCAGTTTCACTCTGCGCAGCGCGAGTTCCGAACAGCGAGTGCGAAGGACGACGGGGATGAGAGTTCGCGTCTGCGGGAGACGGCGGGAGGCGAGGCGGGAGGCGAGGCGgtcggggaagaaggcggagaaaggTTCGACGGTGATCCGAGGCGCTCGCTGGATCCGAGACGCCTGAAGTATCGAGGGCGGCGAATTCAGGCGCGTGGCCGACGGTCGGACGTCAAGGCGAAGATGCTGCTGGAGAGGGAACTGCGGAAAGAAATGTTCACAGGTCAAGAACAGCTGAAGCTTCTTGAGGCGacgagcagaggaagaagaaatgaagagcgagaggatgATGACGGgagcaaagaagacgaggaaacgcgggagCAAGGAAGGACGTCTGAGGAACTCGGAGTCGAGGACGAAGCTGAGGACGTAGCGTACAATGCGTGCGAAGGCCGCCAGGCGTTGGAAGCACCAGCGAACTCGGAGAGTGCCACCGATGATATCGCTGACacccgcagagaagaaagtagGACCccggaggagaacgaagccGCCGACGCGAGGCCGAAGGGAGAACAGCCAGACAagcgcgaggcagaggagagagaaaagcaaaaccTGCGCAAAGGCGACAGGTtagcagaggaagcagacagagatgAGGGAGgtcgggaagaagagaaagaagcgagacgggAGGGACAGGAAGGGCaacaaggaaagaaagatgaagaagatcGACTCCGAGAGCAGCTGAGGCGAAGTGAAGATGTCCGGCGATATGAGCTCTGCAAACACTATTCATCtctgaagaggcgagagaaagaacggttcctcgcctccgtttcatctccctttccactttctgcttcttcatccTCGGCGCCTGGCGGcctccagtgtctctctgcgtctgcggagGCCGCCAAGGATGCCACGGAGgacgcaggcgaagacgagaaacgcagagacgctcACACGTCTCATCGGACAGTCTCCACTCCGCAGTTTGTAGCGCACTACGTCGACATG gtGACGGGCGAAGACGACTGGGAGTCTGCGCTCAGCGACTTCCTCGTCAACCTCCATCGCCTCCAA GTTCGCTTGTTGACAAAGGCGCCGCAGAAACAAGCAACTCAGCGTCGCTTCGTGCTAGGTCTGAAGGCCGCCCTAGTCGCTCTCAgtgcgaggaagagagtcCAACGAGAAGCCGCCAAgtcagaaaaagaggagacagacgtggagaaaaaagaaagggaCAGCGaatcgagagaaagggaagaagaatcagaagacgaagaagaaaatatggagaagaagagaacgccaAAGCTTATTGTCCTCGCGGCGAACTGCGAACCGACAGTGTCCGAAG GAGGGCTCTCTGACCTGATCCAACGCGTGTTGGCCGCGGCGCGGGCGAAAGGCGTtcccgtcgtcttctgcgcctctcggAATCGAATGAAAAA aGCTGTGGGCAGTACGATGAGGCAGAGTTGCGTGACGGTGAAGAACGACGCCGGCGTGGAACGACAGCTGAAGAATCTGCTTCTGCtcgcggagacgaagagaagaaaatggagagaactgcatgcgcccgcAAATGGGGAGGCAGACGCACCGAGTCCCCGGACAGAGGAGAATGAGACTGTGAAGAGGACGAATAAAAGAGAATGCGAAGTGAAGTCGAAGTCCGGGGAAGGTGGAAAAGAAAGTTCACCTCTAGTGGATGCTGTGTCAAGGCGAATGCGCCAGACTCGTCTCCGCGCTTG GTGCCGAAAACGCGGCGGTCACTCAccagctgtacgtacaccgcaggTCGCTCTCCTGCGTAGGAGTCGGGTTCTGTGGATCTGTGTTTCCACGAGGCAAGAGGAAGTCTCGTTCTTGTTCGAGGAGAGGCACTCTATCTTCTCTCGTATGGGCGGGACGTTGAAATCTCGCATCCATGGG AACGCTGGAGGCGTCTATACACCTGAGCCGGGTCGCGGGAGAGGCGCTGAAGGCGCGAGTCTCAAACGTCTGTCTGTGTTGGAGTCGAAAGTCAAACGAAGCAGCATACTGGAATGA
- a CDS encoding hypothetical protein (encoded by transcript TGME49_248180), whose amino-acid sequence MSSIGKASPGSSPKTSSVAAASSPPPPSSSPSSSSSPAASSASFSRASVEKVVDLAEQAAAEAEVEAAKAREVARAAGDAACRASAAAHFASLQDAKTEEIIEETDRVVAETEKVVEKAEAAAHAADVEAAEAEKLAGEIEEDLAARREDLRSGVPSPLPFQDEKLRKGMPGK is encoded by the exons ATGTCTTCTATTGGAAAGGCGTCTCCAGGATCCAGTCCCAAAACTTCTTCGgttgctgctgcttcctcgcctccgcccccttcttcctcgccttccagctcttcttctccagctgcttcttcagcgtcCTTTTCTCGTGCGAGCGTCGAGAAGGTGGTGGATTTGGCAGAACAGGCGGCAGCGGAAGCAGAAGTtgaggcggcgaaggcgagagaagtcgCACGGGCGGCAGGTGAcgcagcatgcagagccAGTGCCGCCGCACACTTCGCTTCGCTGCAAGACGCAAAAACGGAAGAAATCATTGAGGAAACAGACCGTGTTGTCGCCGAGACCGAAAAG GTGGttgagaaggcagaggcggcCGCCCACGCAGCAGACgtcgaagcagcagaggccgAGAAACTTGCAGGAGAAATTGAAGAAGATCTGGCAGCGCGTAGAGAGGATCTGAGGTCGGGAGTGCCTTCGCCGCTGCCTTTCCAAGACGAAAAACTGCGTAAAGGCATGCCGGGAAAGTAG